In Penaeus chinensis breed Huanghai No. 1 chromosome 2, ASM1920278v2, whole genome shotgun sequence, the following proteins share a genomic window:
- the LOC125029759 gene encoding formin-like protein 5 isoform X19: protein MAAEIPSPGLRARPVPDVFAPGLRMSLPPNYRQVAMMGTTPAPGPTHRLARTPSTPSSSSKGVGEANVPSPFTTPHHGNPAFNPQKMGTGKGVSKHSGEGRIPKPPKAPDKPLMPYMRYSRKVWDQVKAANNDLKLWEIGKIIGSMWRDLPEADKQDYVDEYESEKLEYEKALKSYHASPSYQAYLNAKTKGTLVPTGTIATEEKEILDRSSSTATVGSKLDRRIDIQPAEDEDDYDDGLSVKHVSHSRYIRNHRLINEIFSDTMVPDVRSVVTSQRLTVLRRQVQSLTMHQKKLETELQQIEEKFEAKKRKFIEAGDSFQSELKKVKATAPKLDETSFASMVERQKEVLRREAEERQRTAQGLPSRPPSTSSSQVQPQSNAASREDSNDAAGPAPQNTATPVDAAASPAPMQENDMGGEDENKMEASTAVTSTAAATAPNVPAPTTTTAAAVPAVNGPTSAAPSAAPPLAPSAAAGGSSSQMTSTPPTSAQNTAAHSDASSVPRPAPSGVSSNPAPLPGTPQAPPVSVAAPPPAPHPAPPPNTAPAPAPVPGQGPPPQQAPGPGPTPGHVAAPAPVQAAAQAPSTPGQAPPPNPGSVPAPNPAQAPPVVPPPSGPAPAPMTNMATPHHPQMPQSNAIPGNMIPHSGQMPPANMPTGPMVPPHPAQMHPTNAIHGNMVPSHPNQLPPASSLPGGLPQPHPTQMHPAGAHPPGSMAPSHPTQMPPASAMPGNMAPHPGSGHQPGPPTSAPPS, encoded by the exons CCTGGACTCAGGATGTCCCTGCCACCGAATTACCGGCAGGTGGCCATGATGGGGACCACCCCTGCTCCTGGACCCACTC ACCGACTGGCGCGCACCCCtagcaccccctcctcctcctccaaaggaGTGGGTGAGGCCAACGTCCCCAGCCCCTTCACGACCCCACACCACGGCAACCCAGCCTTCAACCCGCAGAAGATGGGGACTGGGAAGGGGGTGAGTAAG CACAGCGGAGAGGGAAGGATCCCAAAACCTCCCAAGGCCCCAGACAAGCCACTCATGCCTTACATGCGGTACTCACGAAAG GTTTGGGATCAAGTGAAAGCTGCCAATAATGATCTGAAACTTTGGGAGATAGGCAAGATTATTGGGTCTATGTGGCGAGACCTTCCCGAAGCCGACAAACAGGACTATGTTGACGAATATGAGTCAGAGAAG CTTGAATATGAAAAGGCACTGAAAAGTTACCATGCCTCACCCAGCTATCAGGCGTACTTGAATGCCAAAACAAAAG GTACTCTTGTGCCAACAGGAACTATAGccacagaagagaaggagatccTGGACCGGTCTTCCAGCACCGCCACAGTTGGTTCTAAGCTTGACCGACGCATCGACATCCAGCCagctgaagatgaagatg ACTATGATGACGGCTTAAGTGTGAAGCACGTTTCGCACTCCCGTTACATCCGCAATCACCGTCTCATCAACGAGATCTTCTCTGATACAATGGTCCCTGATGTACGCTCAGTAGTCACCAGTCAGCGGCTCACAGTTTTGCGTCGGCAGGTTCAGTCACTTACTATGCATCAG AAGAAACTGGAGACAGAGCTGCAGCAGATTGAAGAGAAGTTCGAAGCAAAGAAGCGAAAGTTCATTGAGGCCGGGGATAGCTTCCAGTCAGAACTCAAGAAGGTCAAG GCCACTGCCCCAAAGCTGGACGAGACCTCTTTTGCATCTATGGTTGAACGGCAAAAGGAGGTGCTTCggcgggaggcagaggagaggcaacgcacaGCACAGGGCCTCCCTTCAcgtcccccctccacttcctcctcccaggTGCAGCCTCAAAGCAATGCAGCATCCAGAGAGGATAGCAATGACGCAGCTGGTCCTGCACCCCAGAATACAGCCACACCAGTTGATGCAGCAGCTTCCCCTGCCCCCATGCAG GAAAACGACATGGGTGGTGAAGACGAGAACAAGATGGAAG CCTCCACTGCTGTGACGTCTACTGCTGCTGCAACTGCACCAAATGTTCCGGCTcctaccactaccactgctgctgctgttcctgCTGTCAATGGCCCCACCTCTGCTGCCCCCTCTGctgcccctccccttgccccgtcTGCTGCAGCTGGGGGATCCTCCTCCCAAATGACCTCCACTCCGCCCACCTCAGCCCAGAACACAGCAGCTCACAGTGATGCGAGCAGTGTCCCTCGGCCAGCCCCTTCGGGTGTCTCGTCCAATCCTGCTCCACTCCCTGGCACTCCCCAGGCCCCCCCTGTCTCTGTTgcagctcctcctcctgctccccatcCAGCCCCTCCCCCAAACACTGCCCCAGCTCCAGCTCCTGTCCCAGGTCAGGGGCCACCACCACAGCAGGCTCCAGGTCCTGGTCCTACCCCTGGACATGTTGCAGCCCCTGCTCCTGTCCAGGCTGCTGCCCAAGCTCCCTCAACCCCAGGCCAAGCACCACCACCCAATCCAGGCTCTGTTCCAGCACCCAACCCAGCCCAGGCTCCTCCCGTTGTTCCCCCTCCCTCAGGACCTGCCCCAGCTCCTATGACCAACATGGCCACACCTCACCACCCGCAGATGCCCCAGAGCAATGCCATTCCTGGGAACATGATTCCTCACTCTGGCCAGATGCCTCCTGCAAACATGCCAACTGGACCCATGGTTCCCCCCCACCCAGCCCAGATGCACCCCACCAATGCCATCCATGGCAACATGGTCCCATCTCACCCCAACCAGTTGCCTCCTGCCAGCTCCCTCCCTGGTGGCCTGCCCCAACCTCATCCAACACAGATGCATCCTGCCGGTGCCCATCCCCCTGGCAGCATggccccctcccatcccacccaAATGCCCCCTGCCAGTGCCATGCCTGGGAACATGGCCCCACACCCTGGTTCTGGCCATCAACCTGGACCACCCACCTCTGCCCCTCCTTCTTAG
- the LOC125029759 gene encoding formin-like protein 5 isoform X3: MCLLMYVDKLAQNSTHPPKPGLRMSLPPNYRQVAMMGTTPAPGPTHVYMPASPMMSNILKATTTSSSSTSSGNGGSGSSKGRPADRLARTPSTPSSSSKGVGEANVPSPFTTPHHGNPAFNPQKMGTGKGVSKHSGEGRIPKPPKAPDKPLMPYMRYSRKVWDQVKAANNDLKLWEIGKIIGSMWRDLPEADKQDYVDEYESEKLEYEKALKSYHASPSYQAYLNAKTKGTLVPTGTIATEEKEILDRSSSTATVGSKLDRRIDIQPAEDEDDYDDGLSVKHVSHSRYIRNHRLINEIFSDTMVPDVRSVVTSQRLTVLRRQVQSLTMHQKKLETELQQIEEKFEAKKRKFIEAGDSFQSELKKVKATAPKLDETSFASMVERQKEVLRREAEERQRTAQGLPSRPPSTSSSQVQPQSNAASREDSNDAAGPAPQNTATPVDAAASPAPMQENDMGGEDENKMEASTAVTSTAAATAPNVPAPTTTTAAAVPAVNGPTSAAPSAAPPLAPSAAAGGSSSQMTSTPPTSAQNTAAHSDASSVPRPAPSGVSSNPAPLPGTPQAPPVSVAAPPPAPHPAPPPNTAPAPAPVPGQGPPPQQAPGPGPTPGHVAAPAPVQAAAQAPSTPGQAPPPNPGSVPAPNPAQAPPVVPPPSGPAPAPMTNMATPHHPQMPQSNAIPGNMIPHSGQMPPANMPTGPMVPPHPAQMHPTNAIHGNMVPSHPNQLPPASSLPGGLPQPHPTQMHPAGAHPPGSMAPSHPTQMPPASAMPGNMAPHPGSGHQPGPPTSAPPS; the protein is encoded by the exons CCTGGACTCAGGATGTCCCTGCCACCGAATTACCGGCAGGTGGCCATGATGGGGACCACCCCTGCTCCTGGACCCACTC ATGTTTACATGCCTGCGTCACCAATGATGAGCAACATTTTAAAAG cCACCAcgacctcatcctcctccacctcttcaggGAACGGAGGCTCAGGGAGTTCGAAAG GCCGCCCTGCAGACCGACTGGCGCGCACCCCtagcaccccctcctcctcctccaaaggaGTGGGTGAGGCCAACGTCCCCAGCCCCTTCACGACCCCACACCACGGCAACCCAGCCTTCAACCCGCAGAAGATGGGGACTGGGAAGGGGGTGAGTAAG CACAGCGGAGAGGGAAGGATCCCAAAACCTCCCAAGGCCCCAGACAAGCCACTCATGCCTTACATGCGGTACTCACGAAAG GTTTGGGATCAAGTGAAAGCTGCCAATAATGATCTGAAACTTTGGGAGATAGGCAAGATTATTGGGTCTATGTGGCGAGACCTTCCCGAAGCCGACAAACAGGACTATGTTGACGAATATGAGTCAGAGAAG CTTGAATATGAAAAGGCACTGAAAAGTTACCATGCCTCACCCAGCTATCAGGCGTACTTGAATGCCAAAACAAAAG GTACTCTTGTGCCAACAGGAACTATAGccacagaagagaaggagatccTGGACCGGTCTTCCAGCACCGCCACAGTTGGTTCTAAGCTTGACCGACGCATCGACATCCAGCCagctgaagatgaagatg ACTATGATGACGGCTTAAGTGTGAAGCACGTTTCGCACTCCCGTTACATCCGCAATCACCGTCTCATCAACGAGATCTTCTCTGATACAATGGTCCCTGATGTACGCTCAGTAGTCACCAGTCAGCGGCTCACAGTTTTGCGTCGGCAGGTTCAGTCACTTACTATGCATCAG AAGAAACTGGAGACAGAGCTGCAGCAGATTGAAGAGAAGTTCGAAGCAAAGAAGCGAAAGTTCATTGAGGCCGGGGATAGCTTCCAGTCAGAACTCAAGAAGGTCAAG GCCACTGCCCCAAAGCTGGACGAGACCTCTTTTGCATCTATGGTTGAACGGCAAAAGGAGGTGCTTCggcgggaggcagaggagaggcaacgcacaGCACAGGGCCTCCCTTCAcgtcccccctccacttcctcctcccaggTGCAGCCTCAAAGCAATGCAGCATCCAGAGAGGATAGCAATGACGCAGCTGGTCCTGCACCCCAGAATACAGCCACACCAGTTGATGCAGCAGCTTCCCCTGCCCCCATGCAG GAAAACGACATGGGTGGTGAAGACGAGAACAAGATGGAAG CCTCCACTGCTGTGACGTCTACTGCTGCTGCAACTGCACCAAATGTTCCGGCTcctaccactaccactgctgctgctgttcctgCTGTCAATGGCCCCACCTCTGCTGCCCCCTCTGctgcccctccccttgccccgtcTGCTGCAGCTGGGGGATCCTCCTCCCAAATGACCTCCACTCCGCCCACCTCAGCCCAGAACACAGCAGCTCACAGTGATGCGAGCAGTGTCCCTCGGCCAGCCCCTTCGGGTGTCTCGTCCAATCCTGCTCCACTCCCTGGCACTCCCCAGGCCCCCCCTGTCTCTGTTgcagctcctcctcctgctccccatcCAGCCCCTCCCCCAAACACTGCCCCAGCTCCAGCTCCTGTCCCAGGTCAGGGGCCACCACCACAGCAGGCTCCAGGTCCTGGTCCTACCCCTGGACATGTTGCAGCCCCTGCTCCTGTCCAGGCTGCTGCCCAAGCTCCCTCAACCCCAGGCCAAGCACCACCACCCAATCCAGGCTCTGTTCCAGCACCCAACCCAGCCCAGGCTCCTCCCGTTGTTCCCCCTCCCTCAGGACCTGCCCCAGCTCCTATGACCAACATGGCCACACCTCACCACCCGCAGATGCCCCAGAGCAATGCCATTCCTGGGAACATGATTCCTCACTCTGGCCAGATGCCTCCTGCAAACATGCCAACTGGACCCATGGTTCCCCCCCACCCAGCCCAGATGCACCCCACCAATGCCATCCATGGCAACATGGTCCCATCTCACCCCAACCAGTTGCCTCCTGCCAGCTCCCTCCCTGGTGGCCTGCCCCAACCTCATCCAACACAGATGCATCCTGCCGGTGCCCATCCCCCTGGCAGCATggccccctcccatcccacccaAATGCCCCCTGCCAGTGCCATGCCTGGGAACATGGCCCCACACCCTGGTTCTGGCCATCAACCTGGACCACCCACCTCTGCCCCTCCTTCTTAG
- the LOC125029759 gene encoding formin-like protein 5 isoform X18, with translation MCLLMYVDKLAQNSTHPPKPGLRMSLPPNYRQVAMMGTTPAPGPTRRPADRLARTPSTPSSSSKGVGEANVPSPFTTPHHGNPAFNPQKMGTGKGVSKHSGEGRIPKPPKAPDKPLMPYMRYSRKVWDQVKAANNDLKLWEIGKIIGSMWRDLPEADKQDYVDEYESEKLEYEKALKSYHASPSYQAYLNAKTKGTLVPTGTIATEEKEILDRSSSTATVGSKLDRRIDIQPAEDEDDYDDGLSVKHVSHSRYIRNHRLINEIFSDTMVPDVRSVVTSQRLTVLRRQVQSLTMHQKKLETELQQIEEKFEAKKRKFIEAGDSFQSELKKVKATAPKLDETSFASMVERQKEVLRREAEERQRTAQGLPSRPPSTSSSQVQPQSNAASREDSNDAAGPAPQNTATPVDAAASPAPMQENDMGGEDENKMEASTAVTSTAAATAPNVPAPTTTTAAAVPAVNGPTSAAPSAAPPLAPSAAAGGSSSQMTSTPPTSAQNTAAHSDASSVPRPAPSGVSSNPAPLPGTPQAPPVSVAAPPPAPHPAPPPNTAPAPAPVPGQGPPPQQAPGPGPTPGHVAAPAPVQAAAQAPSTPGQAPPPNPGSVPAPNPAQAPPVVPPPSGPAPAPMTNMATPHHPQMPQSNAIPGNMIPHSGQMPPANMPTGPMVPPHPAQMHPTNAIHGNMVPSHPNQLPPASSLPGGLPQPHPTQMHPAGAHPPGSMAPSHPTQMPPASAMPGNMAPHPGSGHQPGPPTSAPPS, from the exons CCTGGACTCAGGATGTCCCTGCCACCGAATTACCGGCAGGTGGCCATGATGGGGACCACCCCTGCTCCTGGACCCACTC GCCGCCCTGCAGACCGACTGGCGCGCACCCCtagcaccccctcctcctcctccaaaggaGTGGGTGAGGCCAACGTCCCCAGCCCCTTCACGACCCCACACCACGGCAACCCAGCCTTCAACCCGCAGAAGATGGGGACTGGGAAGGGGGTGAGTAAG CACAGCGGAGAGGGAAGGATCCCAAAACCTCCCAAGGCCCCAGACAAGCCACTCATGCCTTACATGCGGTACTCACGAAAG GTTTGGGATCAAGTGAAAGCTGCCAATAATGATCTGAAACTTTGGGAGATAGGCAAGATTATTGGGTCTATGTGGCGAGACCTTCCCGAAGCCGACAAACAGGACTATGTTGACGAATATGAGTCAGAGAAG CTTGAATATGAAAAGGCACTGAAAAGTTACCATGCCTCACCCAGCTATCAGGCGTACTTGAATGCCAAAACAAAAG GTACTCTTGTGCCAACAGGAACTATAGccacagaagagaaggagatccTGGACCGGTCTTCCAGCACCGCCACAGTTGGTTCTAAGCTTGACCGACGCATCGACATCCAGCCagctgaagatgaagatg ACTATGATGACGGCTTAAGTGTGAAGCACGTTTCGCACTCCCGTTACATCCGCAATCACCGTCTCATCAACGAGATCTTCTCTGATACAATGGTCCCTGATGTACGCTCAGTAGTCACCAGTCAGCGGCTCACAGTTTTGCGTCGGCAGGTTCAGTCACTTACTATGCATCAG AAGAAACTGGAGACAGAGCTGCAGCAGATTGAAGAGAAGTTCGAAGCAAAGAAGCGAAAGTTCATTGAGGCCGGGGATAGCTTCCAGTCAGAACTCAAGAAGGTCAAG GCCACTGCCCCAAAGCTGGACGAGACCTCTTTTGCATCTATGGTTGAACGGCAAAAGGAGGTGCTTCggcgggaggcagaggagaggcaacgcacaGCACAGGGCCTCCCTTCAcgtcccccctccacttcctcctcccaggTGCAGCCTCAAAGCAATGCAGCATCCAGAGAGGATAGCAATGACGCAGCTGGTCCTGCACCCCAGAATACAGCCACACCAGTTGATGCAGCAGCTTCCCCTGCCCCCATGCAG GAAAACGACATGGGTGGTGAAGACGAGAACAAGATGGAAG CCTCCACTGCTGTGACGTCTACTGCTGCTGCAACTGCACCAAATGTTCCGGCTcctaccactaccactgctgctgctgttcctgCTGTCAATGGCCCCACCTCTGCTGCCCCCTCTGctgcccctccccttgccccgtcTGCTGCAGCTGGGGGATCCTCCTCCCAAATGACCTCCACTCCGCCCACCTCAGCCCAGAACACAGCAGCTCACAGTGATGCGAGCAGTGTCCCTCGGCCAGCCCCTTCGGGTGTCTCGTCCAATCCTGCTCCACTCCCTGGCACTCCCCAGGCCCCCCCTGTCTCTGTTgcagctcctcctcctgctccccatcCAGCCCCTCCCCCAAACACTGCCCCAGCTCCAGCTCCTGTCCCAGGTCAGGGGCCACCACCACAGCAGGCTCCAGGTCCTGGTCCTACCCCTGGACATGTTGCAGCCCCTGCTCCTGTCCAGGCTGCTGCCCAAGCTCCCTCAACCCCAGGCCAAGCACCACCACCCAATCCAGGCTCTGTTCCAGCACCCAACCCAGCCCAGGCTCCTCCCGTTGTTCCCCCTCCCTCAGGACCTGCCCCAGCTCCTATGACCAACATGGCCACACCTCACCACCCGCAGATGCCCCAGAGCAATGCCATTCCTGGGAACATGATTCCTCACTCTGGCCAGATGCCTCCTGCAAACATGCCAACTGGACCCATGGTTCCCCCCCACCCAGCCCAGATGCACCCCACCAATGCCATCCATGGCAACATGGTCCCATCTCACCCCAACCAGTTGCCTCCTGCCAGCTCCCTCCCTGGTGGCCTGCCCCAACCTCATCCAACACAGATGCATCCTGCCGGTGCCCATCCCCCTGGCAGCATggccccctcccatcccacccaAATGCCCCCTGCCAGTGCCATGCCTGGGAACATGGCCCCACACCCTGGTTCTGGCCATCAACCTGGACCACCCACCTCTGCCCCTCCTTCTTAG
- the LOC125029759 gene encoding formin-like protein 5 isoform X7, with translation MAAEIPSPGLRARPVPDVFAPGLRMSLPPNYRQVAMMGTTPAPGPTHVYMPASPMMSNILKATTTSSSSTSSGNGGSGSSKGRPADRLARTPSTPSSSSKGVGEANVPSPFTTPHHGNPAFNPQKMGTGKGVSKHSGEGRIPKPPKAPDKPLMPYMRYSRKVWDQVKAANNDLKLWEIGKIIGSMWRDLPEADKQDYVDEYESEKLEYEKALKSYHASPSYQAYLNAKTKGTIATEEKEILDRSSSTATVGSKLDRRIDIQPAEDEDDYDDGLSVKHVSHSRYIRNHRLINEIFSDTMVPDVRSVVTSQRLTVLRRQVQSLTMHQKKLETELQQIEEKFEAKKRKFIEAGDSFQSELKKVKATAPKLDETSFASMVERQKEVLRREAEERQRTAQGLPSRPPSTSSSQVQPQSNAASREDSNDAAGPAPQNTATPVDAAASPAPMQENDMGGEDENKMEASTAVTSTAAATAPNVPAPTTTTAAAVPAVNGPTSAAPSAAPPLAPSAAAGGSSSQMTSTPPTSAQNTAAHSDASSVPRPAPSGVSSNPAPLPGTPQAPPVSVAAPPPAPHPAPPPNTAPAPAPVPGQGPPPQQAPGPGPTPGHVAAPAPVQAAAQAPSTPGQAPPPNPGSVPAPNPAQAPPVVPPPSGPAPAPMTNMATPHHPQMPQSNAIPGNMIPHSGQMPPANMPTGPMVPPHPAQMHPTNAIHGNMVPSHPNQLPPASSLPGGLPQPHPTQMHPAGAHPPGSMAPSHPTQMPPASAMPGNMAPHPGSGHQPGPPTSAPPS, from the exons CCTGGACTCAGGATGTCCCTGCCACCGAATTACCGGCAGGTGGCCATGATGGGGACCACCCCTGCTCCTGGACCCACTC ATGTTTACATGCCTGCGTCACCAATGATGAGCAACATTTTAAAAG cCACCAcgacctcatcctcctccacctcttcaggGAACGGAGGCTCAGGGAGTTCGAAAG GCCGCCCTGCAGACCGACTGGCGCGCACCCCtagcaccccctcctcctcctccaaaggaGTGGGTGAGGCCAACGTCCCCAGCCCCTTCACGACCCCACACCACGGCAACCCAGCCTTCAACCCGCAGAAGATGGGGACTGGGAAGGGGGTGAGTAAG CACAGCGGAGAGGGAAGGATCCCAAAACCTCCCAAGGCCCCAGACAAGCCACTCATGCCTTACATGCGGTACTCACGAAAG GTTTGGGATCAAGTGAAAGCTGCCAATAATGATCTGAAACTTTGGGAGATAGGCAAGATTATTGGGTCTATGTGGCGAGACCTTCCCGAAGCCGACAAACAGGACTATGTTGACGAATATGAGTCAGAGAAG CTTGAATATGAAAAGGCACTGAAAAGTTACCATGCCTCACCCAGCTATCAGGCGTACTTGAATGCCAAAACAAAAG GAACTATAGccacagaagagaaggagatccTGGACCGGTCTTCCAGCACCGCCACAGTTGGTTCTAAGCTTGACCGACGCATCGACATCCAGCCagctgaagatgaagatg ACTATGATGACGGCTTAAGTGTGAAGCACGTTTCGCACTCCCGTTACATCCGCAATCACCGTCTCATCAACGAGATCTTCTCTGATACAATGGTCCCTGATGTACGCTCAGTAGTCACCAGTCAGCGGCTCACAGTTTTGCGTCGGCAGGTTCAGTCACTTACTATGCATCAG AAGAAACTGGAGACAGAGCTGCAGCAGATTGAAGAGAAGTTCGAAGCAAAGAAGCGAAAGTTCATTGAGGCCGGGGATAGCTTCCAGTCAGAACTCAAGAAGGTCAAG GCCACTGCCCCAAAGCTGGACGAGACCTCTTTTGCATCTATGGTTGAACGGCAAAAGGAGGTGCTTCggcgggaggcagaggagaggcaacgcacaGCACAGGGCCTCCCTTCAcgtcccccctccacttcctcctcccaggTGCAGCCTCAAAGCAATGCAGCATCCAGAGAGGATAGCAATGACGCAGCTGGTCCTGCACCCCAGAATACAGCCACACCAGTTGATGCAGCAGCTTCCCCTGCCCCCATGCAG GAAAACGACATGGGTGGTGAAGACGAGAACAAGATGGAAG CCTCCACTGCTGTGACGTCTACTGCTGCTGCAACTGCACCAAATGTTCCGGCTcctaccactaccactgctgctgctgttcctgCTGTCAATGGCCCCACCTCTGCTGCCCCCTCTGctgcccctccccttgccccgtcTGCTGCAGCTGGGGGATCCTCCTCCCAAATGACCTCCACTCCGCCCACCTCAGCCCAGAACACAGCAGCTCACAGTGATGCGAGCAGTGTCCCTCGGCCAGCCCCTTCGGGTGTCTCGTCCAATCCTGCTCCACTCCCTGGCACTCCCCAGGCCCCCCCTGTCTCTGTTgcagctcctcctcctgctccccatcCAGCCCCTCCCCCAAACACTGCCCCAGCTCCAGCTCCTGTCCCAGGTCAGGGGCCACCACCACAGCAGGCTCCAGGTCCTGGTCCTACCCCTGGACATGTTGCAGCCCCTGCTCCTGTCCAGGCTGCTGCCCAAGCTCCCTCAACCCCAGGCCAAGCACCACCACCCAATCCAGGCTCTGTTCCAGCACCCAACCCAGCCCAGGCTCCTCCCGTTGTTCCCCCTCCCTCAGGACCTGCCCCAGCTCCTATGACCAACATGGCCACACCTCACCACCCGCAGATGCCCCAGAGCAATGCCATTCCTGGGAACATGATTCCTCACTCTGGCCAGATGCCTCCTGCAAACATGCCAACTGGACCCATGGTTCCCCCCCACCCAGCCCAGATGCACCCCACCAATGCCATCCATGGCAACATGGTCCCATCTCACCCCAACCAGTTGCCTCCTGCCAGCTCCCTCCCTGGTGGCCTGCCCCAACCTCATCCAACACAGATGCATCCTGCCGGTGCCCATCCCCCTGGCAGCATggccccctcccatcccacccaAATGCCCCCTGCCAGTGCCATGCCTGGGAACATGGCCCCACACCCTGGTTCTGGCCATCAACCTGGACCACCCACCTCTGCCCCTCCTTCTTAG